The window TACACGCCGAACCCCGGCAATCCCCTCGGCTCCGCTGGCGAATCGGCCGTCAGCGAGACCCGCATCCGTGTACTGAACAACCCCGTCGCCGGCGATCAGTTGGCTGTCGCCTGCGATAGCATGCTCAACGGCGACGCCGCGATCAAGATCTACGACCTTTCCGGTCGGCTGGTCCAGCAAAACCCCTGCCGCATCAGCAATGGGCGGACCAACACCATCAGCGTCGGCAGCCTGCGCAGCGGTCTCTACATTCTGGAAGTCGCCCAGGAGTCCGAGCGGGCGACCTGCCGCTTCATCGTCGAGTAAGGCTTCCGCGACCTTAACCATTTGACAGCAAAGCCTTCCGGCCCCGGGTTCTCCCCCGGGGCCGGCTCGTAACCCTGGACCAGCCCCTGTCAATCAAGGCAGTCCTGAACGAACCGGGCCGCCCGCAGGCGGCCCGGTGATTATTGATACCTGCTGACAACAAGGACTGTCGTCGATTATCACGGCCCTCCGAGCGCGCATCCGCCGTGCAGGAGGTTCGTTCGCCGTCCTGTCACGCTGGAAACGGACTCTTGATAAGCCTATAATGTCAATGGGTCTGATGGCCCTACTGATGTCCCCTTCAAGAAAAGTAACCCGTCACTAAAAGGAGACTTTAATATGCGCAAGGTAGTCCTCTGGCTCCTAGTTGCTCTCGTGCCCGTCCTGGCGCTGCCCGACGTAGCCTTGCTCACCACCTCGGCTGATTACTCGGGTATCCTCGGCGCCCTCGAGGGCGACGCCGAGATCGGCTCCGTCACTTATCTCGACGGTCGGTATTCCACCCCGACAGTGGCCGAGCTGCAAGCCTACGCCTGCGTCCTGGCTTATGCCAACTATGCCTGGAACAACCAGAGCGGCATGGGCGACAACCTGGCCGATTACGTCGATCTCGGCGGCAGCGTCGTCCTCGGCACCGCTGTCTTCGATACCGGCGGCCAATGGCAGCTCCTGGGCCGCATCACCGGGGACGCGGCCTACTCCCCGCTGACCCAGGGGGGCTCCAGCTTCTCCTACACCAACCTGGGCAGCGACTCCGGCCACGCCATCATGGACGGCGTGAGCAGCATCAACAACGGCTTCTTCTGGTCGATGATCGACACCGAATCCGGGGCCGAGTGGATCGCTGATTGGGCCAACGGCTATGACCTGGCCGCGATCAACGCCAATGAAAACTGCATCGGACTGAACATCTACTACGACGGCGCCCACGACTGGACCGGCGACGGCTATCCCCTGGCCGTCAACTCCGTCAACTATCTCGTCGACGCCAACAAGCCCGTGCTGGAGACCGTCGCGGTCCAGGCCGACACCGGCGTCGTCATTCTGACCTTCGACAAGGACACCAACGAGCCGACGATCGACGAGACCAACATCGACACCGTCTTCGCCCTCGACGACGGCACCCGGGGCGGCGGCTTCGGCGAGGTC of the Candidatus Coatesbacteria bacterium genome contains:
- a CDS encoding T9SS type A sorting domain-containing protein, whose protein sequence is VMNELVSVAWDENLNELWYDIYDTYNGGAKSISCNPYGDVFICGTLYHLNADYGALKYHYTPNPGNPLGSAGESAVSETRIRVLNNPVAGDQLAVACDSMLNGDAAIKIYDLSGRLVQQNPCRISNGRTNTISVGSLRSGLYILEVAQESERATCRFIVE